From the Kogia breviceps isolate mKogBre1 chromosome 15, mKogBre1 haplotype 1, whole genome shotgun sequence genome, one window contains:
- the SKOR2 gene encoding SKI family transcriptional corepressor 2 translates to MASSPLPGPNDILLASPSSAFQPDALSQPRPGHANLKPNQVGQVILYGIPIVSLVIDGQERLCLAQISNTLLKNFSYNEIHNRRVALGITCVQCTPVQLEILRRAGAMPISSRRCGMITKREAERLCKSFLGENRPPKLPDNFAFDVSHECAWGCRGSFIPARYNSSRAKCIKCSYCNMYFSPNKFIFHSHRTPDAKYTQPDAANFNSWRRHLKLTDKSPQDELVFAWEDVKAMFNGGSRKRALPQPGAHPACHPLSSVKAAAVAAAAAVAGGGGLLGPHLLGAPPPPPPPPLAELAGAPHAHHKRPRFEDDDDSLQEAAVVAAASLSAAAASLSVAAASGGAGAGGGGAGGGCVTGLGAGAGAAAGAKGPRSYPVIPVPSKGSFGGVLQKFPGCGGLFPHPYTFPAAAAAFGLCHKKEDAGAAAEALGGAGGAGAAPKAGLSGLFWPAGRKDAFYPPFCMFWPPRTPGGLPVPTYLQPPPQPPSALGCALGESPALLRQAFLDLAEPGGAGGSAEAAPPPGQPPPVVANGPGSGPPPPAGGAGARDALFESPPGGSGGDCSAGSTPPADPGSVSGAGAAAAGAGPVGARVPAPHHPHLLEGRKAGGGSYHHSSAFRPVGGKDDAESLAKLHGASAGAPHSAPAHHHHHHHQPHQQHHHHHPPQPPSPLLLLPPQPDEPGSERHHPAPPPPPPPPPPLAPQPHHRGLLSPSGTSCSYPSEDSSEDEDDEEEEQEVDVEGHKAPEGEEEEEESRDPEDDEEEDEETGVLLGDPLVGGGRFLQGRGLSEKGSSRDRPQAAAGAFPLALNSSRLLQEDRKLGDPGGSDLPPPLASQKSSGGLSSSPGSPVHHPSLEEQPSYKDNQKTKENNQVILSTKDDNNFSDKNKEHSFFITDSDASGGDFWRERSGEHTQETNSPHSLRKDVENMGKEELQKVLFEQIDLRRRLEQEFQVLKGNTSFPVFNNFQDQMKRELAYREEMVQQLQIIPYAASLIRKEKLGAHLSKS, encoded by the exons ATGGCTTCCAGCCCGCTGCCGGGGCCCAACGACATCCTGCTGGCATCGCCGTCGAGCGCCTTCCAGCCCGACGCGCTGAGCCAGCCGCGGCCGGGCCACGCCAACCTGAAACCCAACCAGGTGGGCCAGGTGATCCTCTACGGCATTCCCATCGTGTCGTTGGTGATCGACGGGCAGGAGCGCCTATGCCTGGCGCAGATCTCCAACACCCTCCTCAAGAACTTCAGCTACAACGAGATTCACAACCGCCGCGTGGCGCTGGGCATCACGTGCGTGCAGTGCACGCCGGTGCAGCTGGAGATTCTGCGACGCGCCGGGGCCATGCCCATCTCATCGCGCCGCTGCGGCATGATCACTAAGCGTGAGGCTGAGCGTTTGTGCAAGTCGTTCCTAGGCGAAAACAGGCCCCCCAAGCTGCCTGACAACTTCGCCTTCGACGTTTCGCACGAATGCGCCTGGGGCTGCCGCGGCAGCTTCATCCCCGCGCGCTACAACAGCTCCCGCGCCAAGTGCATCAAATGCAGCTACTGCAACATGTACTTCTCGCCCAACAAATTCATCTTCCACTCCCACCGTACGCCCGACGCCAAGTACACGCAGCCGGACGCAGCCAACTTCAATTCGTGGCGCCGTCACCTCAAGCTCACTGACAAGAGCCCCCAGGACGAGCTAGTCTTCGCCTGGGAGGACGTCAAGGCCATGTTCAACGGTGGAAGCCGAAAGCGCGCGCTGCCCCAGCCGGGCGCGCATCCCGCCTGCCACCCGCTCAGCTCGGTCAAGGCGGCCGCAGTGGCAGCGGCTGCGGCGGTGGCGGGAGGTGGAGGACTGCTGGGCCCACACCTGCTGGGggcgcctccgccgccgccgccgccacctctGGCCGAGTTGGCGGGCGCGCCGCACGCGCATCACAAGAGGCCGCGCTTCGAAGACGACGACGACTCGCTGCAGGAGGCGGCTGTCGTGGCCGCCGCCAGTCTTTCGGCCGCCGCCGCCAGCCTCTCGGTGGCCGCGGCCTCCGGCggcgccggagcgggcggggggggcgcggGCGGCGGCTGTGTGACGGGCCTTGGCGCCGGCGCGGGCGCGGCGGCTGGCGCCAAAGGGCCACGCAGCTATCCGGTCATCCCGGTGCCCAGCAAGGGCTCGTTCGGGGGCGTGCTGCAGAAGTTCCCAGGctgcggggggctcttcccgcatCCTTACACCTTCCCGGCTGCAGCCGCCGCCTTCGGCTTGTGCCACAAGAAGGAGGACGCGGGCGCCGCGGCCGAGGCCCTGGGGGGTGCGGGCGGCGCGGGCGCGGCGCCCAAGGCCGGTCTGTCGGGCCTCTTCTGGCCCGCGGGCCGCAAGGACGCCTTTTACCCGCCCTTCTGCATGTTCTGGCCTCCGCGGACCCCGGGCGGGCTTCCCGTACCCACATACTTACAGCCCCCGCCGCAGCCGCCCTCGGCGCTCGGCTGCGCGCTTGGAGAAAGTCCGGCCCTGCTGCGTCAGGCCTTCCTGGACCTGGCCGAGCCCGGCGGCGCGGGCGGGAGCGCCGAAGCGGCCCCTCCGCCGGGTCAGCCCCCTCCGGTCGTCGCCAACGGCCCGGGCTCCGGCCCGCCGCCTCCTGCGGGCGGCGCGGGCGCTCGCGACGCGCTCTTCGAGTCGCCCCCGGGCGGCAGCGGCGGGGACTGCAGTGCGGGCTCCACGCCTCCGGCCGACCCCGGGTCCGTGTCCGGGGCTGGGGCCGCGGCCGCCGGAGCGGGCCCCGTGGGTGCCCGAGTGCCCGCGCCCCACCACCCGCACCTCCTGGAGGGTCGCAAAGCCGGCGGAGGCAGCTATCACCATTCCAGCGCCTTCCGGCCGGTGGGCGGCAAGGACGACGCAGAGAGCCTGGCCAAACTGCACGGGGCGTCCGCGGGCGCGCCACACTCGGCCCCAgcgcatcaccaccaccaccaccaccaaccgcACCAacagcaccaccaccatcatccccCGCAGCCGCCgtcgccgctgctgctgctgcccccgCAGCCCGACGAGCCGGGTTCCGAGCGGCAccacccggccccgccgccgcccccgcccccgccgcctccgCTGGCCCCGCAGCCGCACCACCGAGGCCTTCTGTCCCCCAGTGGCACCAGCTGCAGCTACCCCAGCGAAGACAGCTCCGAGGACGAGGACGACGAGGAAGAAGAGCAGGAGGTGGACGTGGAGGGCCACAAGGCCCCCGAGggcgaggaagaggaggaggaaagtcgAGACCCCGAGGACGACGAGGAGGAAGACGAGGAGACAGGGGTCCTGCTAGGGGACCCTTTAGTCGGCGGCGGCCGATTCCTCCAGGGCAGAGGGCTGTCGGAGAAGGGGAGCAGCCGGGACCGCCCGCAGGCTGCCGCGGGCGCTTTCCCACTGGCCCTGAACTCCTCCAGGCTGCTGCAGGAGGACAGGAAACTGGGTGACCCCGGCGGCTCGGACCTGCCCCCGCCGCTGGCCTCCCAGAAATCAAGCGGCGGCCTTAGCAGCAGCCCGGGCAGCCCGGTCCACCATCCATCACTGGAGGAGCAGCCCTCCTACAAAGAT AATCAGAAAACTAAGGAAAATAACCAAGTTATTTTATCTACAAAGGATGACAACAACTTTTCAG ATAAGAACAAGGAACATAGCTTTTTCATCACAGACTCTGATGCTTCCGGAGGAGATTTTTGGAGAGAAAGATCAG